The region CCGCGCGGCCGGAGCCGATTATCTCAATGTGTTGATCCCCAGTCGGAACGGGAATCCTTACAAGATCGAAAAGGAGGGCTCCTCGGGCCGCCTGCTCGTGCGGGGTGATGAACGGATCGCCGTGGTTCCGTCCCGGAGCCGGGGCGGTTCGGTGACCCATTCGGGCGATTTCGCCGTGGTGCGGACACTCGGCGGGAGACCTGCCGACTTCGTGCTGGGCGAGGGTACCCGATTGGCCTGGCAGGGACATACGCTGGTCGCGGCCCGGCAGACCGAACGGCAGTGGGAGCCTTTGTACGACCCTCGATTCCATGCGGCCGTTTGCCTGGAAGCCCGGCGGGCTTCGCTGACGTTCCATGCCAGTCCGCTCGAGCAGCGGATGATGGTCGCTCCGCCGATGAAGGTAGAGGGCCAGGAGCCTTTCCTTCCCCTGCTGATGGAGGTGACCCTTTGGGTCGGGAGACGCCCCCACCGCATGGTGGCGCTCGACTCCGACAGCCGTGTTCCGCAACTGGACGACCCTCGGTGGGATGCCGCGCTCGTGCGTTCGGGCCTTGCCCGGACCGATCCGTTCCATGCCGACATCGAGGCGAGGCTGCGCCGCCGGCCGGTCGATTTTACCTGGGACGAGGTTTCGGGATGCGTCACTTTCACCCTGCCGGTCAATTCCCGCGGTGCTTCGGGCTTCTATCAGATCGTCTGGGAATAAACTGTTTCCGGCCGGTTGTGCCCGGAGTTCCGTTTCCGTTTCCCGTGCCGGGCAGGGCGGCGCCCCTTTTCCGGTACGGGTTTGTCATGAATAATTACTATTTTTGTAGAGGGCGACTGCCCGCGTTCCTGCACCCTATGAAGAGACGAGTACTCCTTTCCCTGTTTTCGCTGCTCTGCCCGCTCCTGCCCCTCGCCGCACAGGAGTTCAAGGCGATTACGCTCGAAGACGGCCTGAGCAACATGGTGGTGCGCGGCATCGCACAGGACGACCGGGGGCAGATGTGGTTCGCTTCCAACTGGGGACTCCAGTGTTACGACGGTTCCGGTTTCCGCAACTATAACATTGCCGACATTTCGCACGGAAAGATTCTCGACAACCGTTTCCTGTCGGTCCGTTTCGACGCCGGCGGACGCCTGTGGGCCACCACCCGGTCCCACATGCTGCGCTACGATCCTGTGCGGGATGATTTCGACGTGGTTTTTACGCTGGTCAATACGCGCGACCGCTATTCGGAGATACGGGAGATATCCGTCGCGGATTCCGCGTCGCTCTACGTATCTGCCACCGGAGGCCTTTACCGTTACGACATTCCTTCCGGAGAGAGTTTCCATGTCTATACCGCCACGGCGGTCAACTCCTGCCTGCCGGTGGGTTCCGATCTCTGTCTTCTGGCCACCCCGCAGGGCGTGGTCTTTTTCGACCGGCGGTCGGAGGAGGTGTGTGCGGTACCGCAGCGGTTCGCCGCTCTGGAGAGGGAGCTCGCCGGGTCCGAAGTGCGGCTGTTGCGGGGCGGTTCCGACGGAGAGGTCTGGGCGGCTGCACGCAACCGGGTCTGTGTCGCCGTCGGAGGGGATCGTGTGGTGGTCCCTTCGTGGAACAGCCAGATCAGTTACAATCCCGTGCGCGATATCATTCCGTTCGACGACGGGTATCTTCTGGCGGCCGACGGACTGGGGCTGGTCCGTTGCGATGCGGGGTTCGGCTTGCGGGATATCGTTCTGTCCGATCCCGACCGACCCGGGTCGCTCACCAACGAGGGGGTTTACGATCTGTTCGCCGATGCCGACGGCCGTCTCTGGGTAGCCACTTTCGGCGGCGGGGTCAACTATTACGATCCCAACCGGCAGCCCTTCGTCCGGATCGGACGTCTTCCCGGCGAGGAATCCACGCTGATGGACAATAATATGCGGGCCATCTTCGAGGCGTCGGACGGAAGTGTCTGGATCGGTACGAAGCGGGGCGTCAGTATCCGGGACCCGGAGGGCCGGGGGTGGCGTCATATCACCCGCGAGTTCAATCCCAAATTGCATTTCAACACGGTGCTCGCCTTCGCTGAGGACCCCGACGGGAATGTGTGGATTTCGACCTTTGCGGGCGGAGTGGAGGTCTACGACAGGCAGCTGCGGCTGAAACGGCAGTGGAACCGGGCTAACAGCGGTCTCAGTTCGGACGATATTTTCGCCATGTACCGCGATTCGGACGGGGACATCTGGCTTTCGGGGGAGAACGGCGTGCTTTCCCGTTTCGATTTCCGGCGGAAGGCGTTCGAGAACTACGACGTCAGTAATGTGGTGCGGTGCATCACCCAAAGCCGTTCCGGGGAGATCATCGTCTCCGGGTCGCGGGGCGTGCAGTATGTCAACAAATATACGGGCCGTATCCGGGAGGCCGTGCAGGACAGCGCCTTGCGGGCCGAACGGATGATGGTCTATTCGGTGGCCGAGGACGCTTCGCGCAACCTGTGGATGGCTACCGAAGGAAACGGACTTCAGTATCTCGACGTGCAGCGGGGGGAGCTTTCGTCCTTCACTACGCGGGAGGGCCTCTCCTCGAACGTGGTCTATGCCGTGCTGCGGGGACAGGACGGGAATATATGGATGAGCGGGCTGGGGGGGATATCCTGTTTCGATCCCGTGACGGAATCGTTCACCAATTACTCCGAAGACGACGGGATGCCCTTTCAGGAGTTCATGTACTGCGCCTATTGCGCCCTGCGCGACGGACGTCTGATTTTCGGAGGTCCGAAGGGGGCCGTGATGTTCGCTCCCGGCGAGATACGGCATGTGCGCCGGCGCCACGAGATCGTGTTCCGGGCGCTGAAACTGTTCAACCATACGGTCGTTCCTGGAGCGGAGGGCTCCCCGCTCGCCGGCGCCCTCGACCTGACCCGGGAGTTGACGCTGCGGCACGACCAGAACTCCTTCACGCTCGATTTCTCGGCGGTCAACCTCGACAATCCCGCCCAGAATCGGTATCAGTGGATTCTGGAGGGATTCGACGCGGAATGGAGTCCTCTTTCGGCCGCTGCATCGGCCTCCTATACCAATGTCAATCCGGGCCGGTATGTGTTCCGGGTGCGGAGTACGACCGATGCTGCGGGCGATGTTTTCGCCGAACGGCAGATGGGAGTCGTGATCCGGCCCCCGTTGTGGCAGACGTTCTGGGCCTATCTGATCTATGCCGCCGTGCTGCTGGCCATCGTCTGGCTGGTGGTCGAGGACCTGCGCAGCCGCCTGCGCGAGCATCAGGCCAAAGACAAGATCGATTTCTTCGTCGGTGTCGCCCACGATATCAAAACCCCTTTGTCGCTGATCCTCTCGCCGCTGGTCAATCTTCGCGGGCATCAGGCCCTCGACCGGAAAGCCGCGGACGAACTGGATATCGCCATCCGGAATTCGGAGCGGTTGCAGCATCTGATCAATCAGCTGCTCAATTTCGAGAAGGTAAGCGCGGGTTCCCGGCGGATGCAGGTGGCCAAGTACCGTATCGAACCCACCGTCTTGTCGATCGCCCGGGCTTTCGAACCGGCGATCCGCCGGAAAGGGCTCGAACTGGTGGTCGATTTTCCTGAAGAGGTGACCTGGCTGTGGTTCGACATGGACAAATTCGAGAAGATCGTCTTCAATATCCTCGGCAATGCCGTGAAATATACGCCCGAGGGAGGCCGTGTGGGTATCCGTGGGCGAGTGGCGGGCCACCGTTACCGGCTCGAGGTGTGGGATACGGGCATCGGTATTCCCGACAAGCAGAAACACAACATTTTCCGGCGCTATTTCCGGGCCGACAATGCCGTGAACAGCCATGAATCGGGCAGCGGGGTGGGGCTGTTGCTGGCTAAGGAACTCATTGCGATGCACGGCGGAGACATTTCGTTCGTCAGCAAGGCAGGCCGGGGAACGACCTTTACCGTCACTCTGCCGCTGGGCCGCGAACATTTCAGAGGCAGGCAGGTGACGCTGACCGAATACGGTCCGGACACGGCGTCCCGGGAGGTGTCCGGTGCCGTCGCACCGGGCAGGCGGTTCAAGGTGCTGGTCGCGGAGGACAACGTGGAGCTGCTGGATTATATCCGCGGCAACCTGGAGTCCTGTTATACCGTTCTGACGGCCACGGACGGCCGCCAGGCGCTGGAAGCGGCCCGCAGCGGCTTCCCCGATATCATCGTCACCGACTTCATGATGCCGGAGATGAACGGGGCCGAACTGTGCCGGGCCGTCAAGGGCGATCCCGAACTGTGCCACATCCCGGTCGTCATCCTCACGGCCCTCTCTTCGGACGACCACAAGGTGGAGGGGTTCAATGCCGGGGCCGATTCCTACATCGAGAAGCCGTTCGACATGATGGTGCTCCTCTCCCGGTTGAGCAACCTGCTCGATACCCGCGAAATGATCCGGGAACGTATCCTCAAGGGGAAACAGCAGGAGACGCCGGGAGGCAGCGAAAGCGACCGGGAGTTTCTCGCCCGGATCGGCGAGGTGGTGCTCGAGCATCTCTCCGACACGGAGTTCATGGTGGACAACATCTGTGCCCAGCTGGGCGTCAGCTATCCGGTGCTCTACCGCCGTCTGAAGAACCTCACCGGCCGCACGCCCGTCGACCATATCAAGGAGATCCGTCTGCGGAAAGCCGAAGAGTTGTTGCGCACGGGGGTCTACAACGTGAGCGAAGTCGCCTACATGACCGGATTTTCCCAACCCAACTATTTCAGCAAAGTCTATAAGCGGTTTTTCGGATACAGTCCCAATGAACTGATCCGCCCGTGATTGATTGTAAAACCCTGAAAAATACCCTGAATGTTATGAAAATCAATTGTTCCGTTCTGGCCGTCCTGCTGGCGGGCGCCGCGGTGCTGGCCGGTCCCGCACGGGGCCGGGAAAAGACGCCCCGGTTGGGCGAAGACCCCCTCGGCAAGGTGATCGCCGCCATGACCCTCGAGGAAAAGGCTCTGCTGGTCGTGGGCGACAACGACGAGGGCGACCGGGGCGACATCGTGGGCTATTCCCGCAAGGTGGTGCCCGGTACGGCCGGTGCGACCTGTCCCATCCCCCGGCTCGGCATACCGGCCACGGTGCTGGCCGACGGTCCGGCCGGGCTGCGTATCAAACAGCCCCTTCCGCCTGGCGACCCGAAGGAGTTCTGTACCTCGTTTCCCGTGGCTACGGCACTGGCCGCCACGTGGAATCCGGCCCTTGTGGAGCGGGTCGGCGCCGCCATCGGCAACGAACTGCTCGAACACGGCTGCGACATCTTGCTCGCCCCGGCCCTGAACATCCATCGCAATCCGCTCTGCGGCCGCAACTACGAGTACTACTCCGAGGACCCTCTCCTCTCCGGCAGGCTGGCCGCGGCCTATGTGCGGGGCGTGCAGTCGCAGGGCGTGGGGGCCACCCTCAAGCATTACGTGGCCAACAACCAGGAGACCAACCGCAAGTACATCGACGAGATTATCGACCTCCGTACGATGAAGGAGATCTACCTGCGCGGGTTCTCCATCGCCGTGCGCGAGGGAAAGCCGTGGGCCGTGATGTCGTCCTACAACAAGATCAACGGCCGGTGGGTGGCCGAGCGTCCCGACCTCCTCGTCGGCGAACTGCGCGGCGTGATGGGCTTCGACGGACTGGTGATGACCGACTGGAACTCGAAGGCCGATCTGATCGGGCAGCTCAGGGCCTGCAACAGCCTCTCGATGCCGGGACACCGTCCCGAATCGCAGCGGGTCGTCGAGGCGGTGCAATCGGGCGAACTGACCGAAGAGGAGCTCGACCGCAATGTCCGTTACGTGCTGGAGTACATTCTGAAAACGCCCCGTTTCAGAGGGTATGAGTACGGCAACAGGCCCGACACCGAAGCTAACCACGCCGTTTCGCGCCGGGCCGCCGAGGAGGCCGTGGTGCTGCTGCGCAACGAGGGGGGATGCCTGCCTCTGGCGTCCGAAACCAGGGTGATGCTCTTCGGCGTGAATGCCTACGACTATATCAAGGGTGGCGGCGGAAGCGGCGACGTGAACAGCTGCGGTATCATGAATCTCGACCGGGCGCTGGCCGAAGCGGGCCTGAGGGTGGACACCGAGCTGGAGCCTCTTTACCGGTCTTACCTCGCCCTCCAGATCGCCAACAACCGGGCCCGGTTCCCGAAAAAGAAATACCGCGATGCGGGCAATTTCCCCGAGCTGGCCATCGACCGGGGCACCGTCGACCGGAAGGTGTCGGAGAACGATGCCGTCCTGTTCGTGCTGGGCCGTAATTCGGGCGAGTTCGCCGACCGTACCCTCGAGGGCGACCTTTGCGTCACGCCGGTCGAACGGGAGCTGATCCGCAACCTGTCGGAGTCCTGCCGTGCGGCGGGCAAACCGTTCGTGGTGGTGCTGAACGTGGCCGGCGTGGTGGAGACCGACTGGAAGGAGCAGGCCGACGCCATCGTGCTGGGCTGGCTGCTCGGTCAGAAGGGGGCCCAGGTCACGGCGGACGTCGTCACGGGCCGGGTGAATCCTTCGGGCAAACTGCCCATGACCCTGCCCGTGCGGTACGGGGACGTGCCTTCGAGCCGTAATTTTCCCGGCACTCCGGCTCCGCTGCCCACCCGTGTCGATTACGAGGAGGGCATCTACGTGGGGTACCGCCATTACGACAAGTTCGACGTGGCTCCCTCCTACGAGTTCGGCTACGGTCTCTCCTACACGACTTTCACCTATGGCGGCATGCGGGTGGACCGGGGCCGGAAAGGATCGTTCGTCGTCTCTGTGGAGGTGCGCAACACGGGCGGCAGGCCCGGCCGCGAGACGGTGCAGCTCTACGTGAAGGCGCCCGAAGGCAGCCTCGACAAACCGGAGCAGGAACTCCGGGCCTTCGGGAAAACCCGTCTGCTGCAACCGGGCGAGAGCGAGCGTCTCGTCTTCGAACTCGCCCCGCTCGAACTAGCCTCCTATGACGGCGACCTGATGCGGTGGATCGCCTCCGCAGGCGAGTACGAATTCCGGATCGGGGCCTCCTCGCGGGATATCCGCTGCCGCCAGACGGCCGTACTCGCCCGCGACGTCGTGAAAAGGGAGTAGGTTCTTCCTGCCCGAAAGAAAACGGAGAGGGCTGTCCGGCAAATCGCGGACAGCCCTCTTTGCGGATACGCTTCCGGAGAGAGGGAAGGCCCGTGCCTTTTCTCCCCGGCGCCGTCTTATTTTACCCCTTCCGAAGCCTCTTTCCAGACGATCCGGCCTTTCCCCCGGGTGAGCTTCGCCTTGTGCTTTTTCAGATCGTAGGTCACTTCGCCCACGGAATCCACCGAATCCAGGAAGACGGAGAAGTGTTTGGTCACGACGTAACCGCCGACCACCAGCTTACCTTTCTGCGGGAGCTGCGGCACCGGATGGGGTTTCAGTGCCTCCCGCTCCAGCGCCCTGCGCTGCGCGAGCTGTTCGGGAGTGATCCGTCCCCAGTGGTCGCGCGTGCCGACGCCGGCCAGCTCCAGATAGGTCACCTGTTTGCCCAGCGCCCGCGCTTTCTCCACGTAGTTGCGGGAGTGGTCGACCGGAACCCGCGGGTCGGTCTCCCCGTGGGCGATGTAGAGGGGTGTGAGCAGGTTGGACACAGTGGTGATGCCGCTGCGCGAGGCATAGGCTTCGGGATTCTGTTCCGGCGTGGTGCCGATCCATACGTCCATCTCGTCGCGGAACTCCTTCAGCACGCTGTCCTGCCGGTACCATTCGGCATAGTCGCTCATGCCGCAGGATATCTGGGCGCTGCAGAACAGGTCGGGAAACTTGCCCACCAGTCCGTAGCCGTTGCCTCCTCCTCCGCTGCCGCCCATGTAGTAGACCTGCTGCGGGTCGGAGATATACTTCTTGTAGTGCTCCGTCACGTATTTATAGGCGTCGTAGAAGTCGTAGAGTTCGTATCCGTTGCAGTCGGGCCTGCCCGTGGAGTATTTCCGTCCGCGCATGTCCACCTGCACGGTCAGGAACCGGGGGGAGGGGTTGGGCGAATCGGCCTTGGGCGGCTTCACCGACATGTGCCATCCGTGCGACATGAGCAGCACGGGCGACGGCTTGTCCGGTTTGTAGACTACGATGGCGAATTCGACGCTGTCCGAGACGGTCGATCCGATCCGGAAGAAGTCCACCTTCTTCGAACGGAAGAATTCGCTGTTTTCCTTGAACTGTCCGTCCTCGAAGAGGACGTCCACGTCGTTTTGGGCCTGTGCGGCGGTCAGTACGCCGGTCAGGAGCGCCAGAAGCAGGACGGTGCATGGTCTTTTCATGGTGTCAGGGTCGTTAGGTTTCATCCGCCGCCGGACGGGTTCCGGCGGTCGTAACGGCAAAGATAGTGTTTTTTCCCTTCGGAAGGAACGTTTTTCGCCTCCTCCCACCCTCTTTGCGCTCGTACCGGAGATGTGTCCGTATCCTGAAACCGGGCGGCGGACCGGTTTCAGGCGGAGGTGGCGCCGTGTCGTCCCAATCGCAGGAAACAGCCGGCCGTGCAGAGGCAGCAGAGGCCGACGATCGCGGCCGTGGGGGTGAAAATGTTCCCCATGCCGGCCAGCGGCGAGAGTGCGCCTCCGAACAGGAACTGGAAAGCCCCCAGAATGGCGGATGCATTGCCTGCGCTGTCGCGTTCCAGTTCCATGGCCAGCGCCGTGGAGGAGGGCAGGATGATGCCGAGGCAGACCATCAGGACGAGCAGGGCGGCCTCCGTCCAGAGAAACGGAAGCCGGGCCGCCAGGATTCCGGCCGTTACGACTCCCGCGACGGCGAATCCCCGGACACCCGCACCCAGGGCGCGGGCCGTGTTCCCGAAACGGGATACGGCCACGCCGCCAGCCATGATACCCAGTGCGTTGAGGGCGAAACAGAGACCGTATTCCAGCGGACTGAGTCCGTAGTGTTCCTGGAAGATGAAGGGCGAGGCGGCGATGTAGGTGAACATGACGCCCATGGCGAAGGTTTGGATCAGCACGAAACCCATGAATTTCCGGTTGCGGAGTGCGGGCAGGAACCGGGTGAAGGGGTTGAATCCGCCGCCTGTCTGCCGGTTTTGCGGGGCCAGCGACTCCCTCAGCCGCAGGGAGGCGGCCAGCAGGAGGACCCCGAGCGCCAGCAGGAGCCGGAAGATGCCGTGCCAGTCGGTCAGGCCGAGCACGACTCCGCCCAGCACGGGTGCCGCGATCGGGGCGATTCCCTGTACGCAGACGAGCATGGAGAAGAACGAAGCCAGCTCCCGGCCCCGATAGAGGTCTGTGGCTACGGATTTGGAGATCACCACGCCGCCTGCTCCGGCCACGCCCTGCAACAGCCGGAAGAGGATGAACCATCCGGCCGAAGGGGCGGCGATGCAGCCGGCAGTGGCGGCGATGAAGAGCGCGAGCGACCAGAGCAGCGGGGCCCGGCGTCCGTACCGGTCGCTCAACGGTCCCGCGATGAGCTGTCCGAAGGCCAGACCGAAGAGGCAGACCGTCAGGCTCAGTTGGGCCACGGAGGCCGAACTGCCGAAGTATTCGCTGAGCCGGGGCAGTGCGGGAAGATAGAAGTCGGTGACGAAGGGGCCGAAGGCCGACAGCATGCCCGTCACCAGCAGCAGATAGAGTTTTGAATTCCGTTTCATCTTTTTCCTCTTTTTTGTGTTGCAAAGGTGCGGATTTCCTCCGGCCCGGGCATGTCCCGTTCGGTGCGGGTTCCGTCCCGTTCGGCGCGGATTGTGCATTCGAAAATAAAATGTAATTTTGCCTGCGGTCAACACCGATGGACGATGGAGCGCGGATGCGGCGACATAATCCCGGAAGAGCATTTCCGGATCGTGCCTCCGGGGGAGTATCTTCCGGGGTGTATGCCTTTCGATGCCTCGTGGGACGGGGTGGAGCTGGTGCTTTGCCTGACGGGATCGGCCGTCCTGTCGATCGACGGGGTCCGCTACGGGCTGGAGGGCGGGACGCTGGCTGCCATGATGCCTTTCCAGGGGGCGGAGCTCTCCCCCGGCGAGGGCTTCACCATGTTGGGACTCGCCTTCACGTTCGATTTCCTGACCGATTTTCCCTTCACGCTGAAACCCTGCGTGGTGGAGAGGATCGCCGCCGGTCCCCTTCTGTCGCTGACCCGTCCGCAGCGGAAGCTGCTCGCGGAGTATCATGCCCTGATCCTGCGGCAGTACCGCGACCGGGAGCATCCCTCTCGCGTCGAGGTGGTCAAGGCGCTGGTGTTCGCTTTCCTCGCGGAGGTCGGACACATCTACACCGGTCAGAGGAGTGCGTCCGCCTGTTCCCACCGGGAGGCGATCGTCCACGACTTTTTCGGTCTGCTCCACGCTTTCCACCGCAGTTGTCGGGAACCCGCTTTCTATGCCGGGAAGCTGTGCCTCTCCACCAAGTATCTCTCTCGTGTGCTGAAAGAGGTGACGGGACGGGCGATCTACGCATGGATCAGCGATTTCGTCGTCAAGGACGCCAAACGGCTGCTGCGGACCACCGACCTGACGGTGGAGGAGATATCCGAACGGCTCCGTTTCCCCAACGCCTCGTTTTTCGGCCGCTATTTCAAGAAGAATACAGGCATGACGCCGCTCGGTTTCCGGAAAGCCTTCCGCCCTGGGGGGAGAGGGTAGCGGTGTGGGCCGGTCCCTCGTCACTCTTTCATGCTACGGCACGACCCGGATCGCGTGGATCAGAGCCGCTTTTGCGCCGCGGCCGGCGGCCGGGTCCGGAGCGTTCCGCAGGTCGGGAAGGCGGAATGTTCCGGCGTCCGAGCCGAAACGGTCGCCGATCGCCGTGTAGAGGGCTGCGTATGCCTGTTTGCCGAGAGGGCGCCCGTCGCAGGGCAGCCACCCTTCGGAGAGCCGTTCGGAGGCGAATGTCAGGATCGTACCCACGGGTACGGCCTGCCTCAGCCGGTCGTGCAGGGCGGCCGTTCCTGCGGCGCTGCGGTTCCATGCCGTCCGCTCCGCGTCGGTGACGAAACGGTGTTCTTCATCCTGCACGGCATCGGTGAACTCCCGGCCGCCGTCACGGTCCACGACCAGACAGGGAAGGCCCGGATGCGTGGCGTGCAGACGGACTTCGTAACGGAACGCGATGGGGCGGACGCTTTCCGGTTCGGTTTCGAGCACTTCCCTGTGCAGGGCCAGATAGACGGGAAACCGCTCCACGTGTTCGGCGCCGGCGAAACGCAGCAGGCGGAAGACGGGCCGGTCTCCGTCCATGCCCGCCAGCGCCACGACGCCCGGAGTGATGCGGTCACCGACGGCTTCGCAGCCCCGGACGATGCAGGAGCCGTATTGTTCGAAGAATTTGTCGAGCAGGCCGGCCGCTTCGTCCCTCAGCTCGATCAGTTCGCGTTCCCCGTGCCACGGCCCCGGAGTCCGTTCGCAGAAAAGGGTCTTTGTCATCTCTTTTTCCATAAAAAATCGGATTATATCGTTGGGTGAATGAATCCCTGTGTACATGGGTGTCGTAAATAATTTCGTTGTTTTCGAAGGATGTGGTTGCTGTTTCGAAAAAAATATCTATTTTTGTCGGTGTGTCGATACAAATATCGAATGATTTTTCGCA is a window of Gallalistipes aquisgranensis DNA encoding:
- a CDS encoding hybrid sensor histidine kinase/response regulator transcription factor → MKRRVLLSLFSLLCPLLPLAAQEFKAITLEDGLSNMVVRGIAQDDRGQMWFASNWGLQCYDGSGFRNYNIADISHGKILDNRFLSVRFDAGGRLWATTRSHMLRYDPVRDDFDVVFTLVNTRDRYSEIREISVADSASLYVSATGGLYRYDIPSGESFHVYTATAVNSCLPVGSDLCLLATPQGVVFFDRRSEEVCAVPQRFAALERELAGSEVRLLRGGSDGEVWAAARNRVCVAVGGDRVVVPSWNSQISYNPVRDIIPFDDGYLLAADGLGLVRCDAGFGLRDIVLSDPDRPGSLTNEGVYDLFADADGRLWVATFGGGVNYYDPNRQPFVRIGRLPGEESTLMDNNMRAIFEASDGSVWIGTKRGVSIRDPEGRGWRHITREFNPKLHFNTVLAFAEDPDGNVWISTFAGGVEVYDRQLRLKRQWNRANSGLSSDDIFAMYRDSDGDIWLSGENGVLSRFDFRRKAFENYDVSNVVRCITQSRSGEIIVSGSRGVQYVNKYTGRIREAVQDSALRAERMMVYSVAEDASRNLWMATEGNGLQYLDVQRGELSSFTTREGLSSNVVYAVLRGQDGNIWMSGLGGISCFDPVTESFTNYSEDDGMPFQEFMYCAYCALRDGRLIFGGPKGAVMFAPGEIRHVRRRHEIVFRALKLFNHTVVPGAEGSPLAGALDLTRELTLRHDQNSFTLDFSAVNLDNPAQNRYQWILEGFDAEWSPLSAAASASYTNVNPGRYVFRVRSTTDAAGDVFAERQMGVVIRPPLWQTFWAYLIYAAVLLAIVWLVVEDLRSRLREHQAKDKIDFFVGVAHDIKTPLSLILSPLVNLRGHQALDRKAADELDIAIRNSERLQHLINQLLNFEKVSAGSRRMQVAKYRIEPTVLSIARAFEPAIRRKGLELVVDFPEEVTWLWFDMDKFEKIVFNILGNAVKYTPEGGRVGIRGRVAGHRYRLEVWDTGIGIPDKQKHNIFRRYFRADNAVNSHESGSGVGLLLAKELIAMHGGDISFVSKAGRGTTFTVTLPLGREHFRGRQVTLTEYGPDTASREVSGAVAPGRRFKVLVAEDNVELLDYIRGNLESCYTVLTATDGRQALEAARSGFPDIIVTDFMMPEMNGAELCRAVKGDPELCHIPVVILTALSSDDHKVEGFNAGADSYIEKPFDMMVLLSRLSNLLDTREMIRERILKGKQQETPGGSESDREFLARIGEVVLEHLSDTEFMVDNICAQLGVSYPVLYRRLKNLTGRTPVDHIKEIRLRKAEELLRTGVYNVSEVAYMTGFSQPNYFSKVYKRFFGYSPNELIRP
- a CDS encoding beta-glucosidase → MKINCSVLAVLLAGAAVLAGPARGREKTPRLGEDPLGKVIAAMTLEEKALLVVGDNDEGDRGDIVGYSRKVVPGTAGATCPIPRLGIPATVLADGPAGLRIKQPLPPGDPKEFCTSFPVATALAATWNPALVERVGAAIGNELLEHGCDILLAPALNIHRNPLCGRNYEYYSEDPLLSGRLAAAYVRGVQSQGVGATLKHYVANNQETNRKYIDEIIDLRTMKEIYLRGFSIAVREGKPWAVMSSYNKINGRWVAERPDLLVGELRGVMGFDGLVMTDWNSKADLIGQLRACNSLSMPGHRPESQRVVEAVQSGELTEEELDRNVRYVLEYILKTPRFRGYEYGNRPDTEANHAVSRRAAEEAVVLLRNEGGCLPLASETRVMLFGVNAYDYIKGGGGSGDVNSCGIMNLDRALAEAGLRVDTELEPLYRSYLALQIANNRARFPKKKYRDAGNFPELAIDRGTVDRKVSENDAVLFVLGRNSGEFADRTLEGDLCVTPVERELIRNLSESCRAAGKPFVVVLNVAGVVETDWKEQADAIVLGWLLGQKGAQVTADVVTGRVNPSGKLPMTLPVRYGDVPSSRNFPGTPAPLPTRVDYEEGIYVGYRHYDKFDVAPSYEFGYGLSYTTFTYGGMRVDRGRKGSFVVSVEVRNTGGRPGRETVQLYVKAPEGSLDKPEQELRAFGKTRLLQPGESERLVFELAPLELASYDGDLMRWIASAGEYEFRIGASSRDIRCRQTAVLARDVVKRE
- a CDS encoding alpha/beta hydrolase family protein, with the protein product MKRPCTVLLLALLTGVLTAAQAQNDVDVLFEDGQFKENSEFFRSKKVDFFRIGSTVSDSVEFAIVVYKPDKPSPVLLMSHGWHMSVKPPKADSPNPSPRFLTVQVDMRGRKYSTGRPDCNGYELYDFYDAYKYVTEHYKKYISDPQQVYYMGGSGGGGNGYGLVGKFPDLFCSAQISCGMSDYAEWYRQDSVLKEFRDEMDVWIGTTPEQNPEAYASRSGITTVSNLLTPLYIAHGETDPRVPVDHSRNYVEKARALGKQVTYLELAGVGTRDHWGRITPEQLAQRRALEREALKPHPVPQLPQKGKLVVGGYVVTKHFSVFLDSVDSVGEVTYDLKKHKAKLTRGKGRIVWKEASEGVK
- a CDS encoding multidrug effflux MFS transporter — its product is MKRNSKLYLLLVTGMLSAFGPFVTDFYLPALPRLSEYFGSSASVAQLSLTVCLFGLAFGQLIAGPLSDRYGRRAPLLWSLALFIAATAGCIAAPSAGWFILFRLLQGVAGAGGVVISKSVATDLYRGRELASFFSMLVCVQGIAPIAAPVLGGVVLGLTDWHGIFRLLLALGVLLLAASLRLRESLAPQNRQTGGGFNPFTRFLPALRNRKFMGFVLIQTFAMGVMFTYIAASPFIFQEHYGLSPLEYGLCFALNALGIMAGGVAVSRFGNTARALGAGVRGFAVAGVVTAGILAARLPFLWTEAALLVLMVCLGIILPSSTALAMELERDSAGNASAILGAFQFLFGGALSPLAGMGNIFTPTAAIVGLCCLCTAGCFLRLGRHGATSA
- a CDS encoding helix-turn-helix domain-containing protein, producing MERGCGDIIPEEHFRIVPPGEYLPGCMPFDASWDGVELVLCLTGSAVLSIDGVRYGLEGGTLAAMMPFQGAELSPGEGFTMLGLAFTFDFLTDFPFTLKPCVVERIAAGPLLSLTRPQRKLLAEYHALILRQYRDREHPSRVEVVKALVFAFLAEVGHIYTGQRSASACSHREAIVHDFFGLLHAFHRSCREPAFYAGKLCLSTKYLSRVLKEVTGRAIYAWISDFVVKDAKRLLRTTDLTVEEISERLRFPNASFFGRYFKKNTGMTPLGFRKAFRPGGRG
- a CDS encoding phage tail protein, whose translation is MEKEMTKTLFCERTPGPWHGERELIELRDEAAGLLDKFFEQYGSCIVRGCEAVGDRITPGVVALAGMDGDRPVFRLLRFAGAEHVERFPVYLALHREVLETEPESVRPIAFRYEVRLHATHPGLPCLVVDRDGGREFTDAVQDEEHRFVTDAERTAWNRSAAGTAALHDRLRQAVPVGTILTFASERLSEGWLPCDGRPLGKQAYAALYTAIGDRFGSDAGTFRLPDLRNAPDPAAGRGAKAALIHAIRVVP